Proteins found in one Gordonia sp. PDNC005 genomic segment:
- a CDS encoding protein kinase: MIEPIEPAPSQLVGDRYRLVGRIGRGGMGEVWLARDELLDRDVAAKRILTVSGADTEQATIRRRRAIREARAAARLSHPHAVAMFDVVVDDNDPWLVMEYFPSVSVADLLRTVGALAPIEAAQIAVHVAQALAQAHAAGLVHRDLKPGNILVSTAVAGSTAGVVKVADFGIARSDDDPAITRSGIVTGTPTYFSPEVARGAEPTSASDVYALGATLYTMVEGRPPHSDSDNVIATLHRISSTEVRPMTVETDLDVVVARLLDRDVDRRPSMAAARELLADWVAASASTADLSRLADRSDTAGELSSSPATLLPSVPSSSMPGRRTRSVPAELTSFVGRVDDLNEVNGLLHGHRMVVVTGPGGVGKTRLAQRIALSRDDADGPWFVEFDGVGDASGVADALISALGITAPGGLAAVIQNLAFRTCLLVFDNCEHLVDPIADAAHQILQSCPQVSVVATSRTSLGVPGERRHALAPPDDGTALFIARSPHPVSIADLDDVRRLCDAVDHLPLAIELAAARTRILSVRQVLSGLSDNLNLLRRDDSGRHSRRTSLSAVIGESFQDLTASRRSLLTELSVFVGSFDVDAIAAVTGRETGLVDDLAGLVDESLVTVVGGDPRRYRLLDTVRTFAADQMGDQRRAEVTARRLEWTVALAAEAFAGLRGPASTEWMKRVDADMPTIRVTLDDALGTDPVAYARIVGDLYWIWYRRGRIDEGCRCWTRFSTNPAPHGQSTPSWSGVWSGGPCWLTSPETSTRSPRAASGFESSPTGSARSRGPVNSDGRPPRPRRCSRICLPVQASSRLRGSQPRGRVGSRSPRVRRGPRPRSRSRCRSRQCGAATRWKPGRIST, translated from the coding sequence ATGATCGAACCGATCGAGCCTGCGCCGTCCCAGCTCGTAGGCGACCGGTACCGCCTGGTCGGGCGCATCGGCCGCGGCGGAATGGGTGAAGTCTGGCTGGCGCGGGACGAACTCCTCGACCGCGACGTCGCGGCCAAGCGGATACTGACGGTCAGCGGTGCCGACACCGAACAGGCGACGATTCGCAGGCGTCGGGCGATCCGCGAGGCTCGAGCAGCGGCGCGGCTCTCTCACCCGCACGCGGTGGCGATGTTCGACGTGGTGGTCGACGACAACGATCCATGGCTCGTGATGGAGTACTTTCCGTCGGTCAGCGTCGCAGACCTGCTCCGGACCGTCGGCGCTCTCGCACCGATCGAAGCAGCGCAGATCGCCGTCCACGTCGCACAAGCGCTCGCGCAGGCGCATGCTGCGGGGCTGGTGCATCGCGACCTCAAACCCGGCAACATCCTCGTGTCCACGGCTGTCGCGGGAAGCACGGCGGGCGTGGTCAAAGTCGCCGACTTCGGAATCGCGCGGTCGGACGACGATCCCGCGATCACTCGGAGTGGGATCGTCACCGGCACACCGACGTACTTCTCGCCCGAGGTCGCGCGCGGCGCCGAACCGACATCGGCGTCCGACGTGTACGCGCTCGGCGCCACCCTGTACACGATGGTCGAGGGTCGACCGCCGCATTCGGACTCGGACAACGTGATCGCAACACTTCATCGGATCTCGAGCACCGAGGTCCGTCCGATGACAGTGGAGACCGATCTCGACGTGGTCGTCGCCAGGCTGCTCGACAGGGACGTGGACAGGCGACCGTCGATGGCCGCTGCCCGCGAACTTCTGGCGGACTGGGTGGCGGCGTCGGCGTCCACCGCCGACCTCTCGCGGTTGGCGGACCGGTCCGACACGGCAGGCGAACTGTCGTCCTCACCCGCGACGTTGCTGCCGTCGGTGCCCTCCTCATCGATGCCCGGGCGACGCACGCGCAGCGTCCCCGCAGAGCTGACGTCGTTCGTAGGGCGCGTGGACGACCTCAACGAGGTCAACGGTCTGCTGCACGGCCACCGCATGGTTGTCGTCACCGGGCCGGGCGGTGTGGGAAAAACGCGGCTGGCCCAGCGCATCGCCTTGTCCAGAGACGACGCTGACGGTCCGTGGTTCGTGGAGTTCGACGGTGTGGGTGATGCGTCCGGAGTGGCCGATGCACTGATCTCCGCCCTCGGGATCACAGCTCCGGGAGGTCTGGCCGCGGTGATCCAGAATCTGGCGTTCCGCACATGCCTGCTCGTCTTCGACAACTGCGAGCACCTCGTCGACCCGATCGCCGATGCTGCGCACCAGATCCTCCAATCCTGTCCGCAGGTGTCCGTCGTGGCGACTAGCCGCACGTCGTTGGGTGTGCCGGGCGAACGGCGCCACGCGCTCGCACCGCCGGACGACGGCACCGCACTTTTCATCGCGCGCAGCCCTCACCCGGTCAGCATTGCCGATCTCGACGACGTCCGTCGCCTGTGTGACGCGGTCGATCACCTGCCGTTGGCGATCGAACTCGCCGCGGCCCGCACTCGGATCCTGTCGGTACGCCAGGTGCTTTCCGGACTGTCCGACAATCTGAACCTCCTCCGACGAGACGACAGCGGCAGGCACTCCCGGCGGACCAGCCTGTCGGCTGTGATCGGCGAGTCGTTCCAGGACCTCACCGCGTCGCGGCGCTCATTGTTGACGGAGCTGTCGGTCTTCGTCGGCTCGTTCGACGTCGATGCGATCGCCGCCGTCACCGGACGGGAGACAGGACTCGTCGACGATCTCGCGGGGCTGGTCGACGAGTCGCTCGTCACCGTGGTGGGAGGGGACCCACGCCGGTACCGCCTGCTCGACACCGTCCGCACGTTCGCAGCGGATCAGATGGGGGACCAACGCCGTGCAGAAGTGACGGCTCGGCGACTCGAATGGACGGTTGCCCTCGCAGCGGAGGCGTTCGCGGGGCTCCGCGGCCCGGCGTCAACGGAATGGATGAAGCGCGTCGACGCGGACATGCCCACCATCCGCGTGACGCTCGACGACGCGCTCGGCACCGACCCGGTGGCGTATGCGCGGATAGTCGGTGACCTGTACTGGATCTGGTATCGGCGTGGCCGGATCGACGAGGGCTGTCGCTGTTGGACGCGATTCTCGACGAACCCGGCTCCGCATGGGCAGTCGACACCGTCGTGGTCCGGTGTCTGGTCGGGCGGGCCTTGTTGGCTCACCTCGCCGGAGACTTCCACACGATCGCCGCGTGCGGCGAGCGGCTTCGAGAGCTCGCCGACGGGTTCGGCGAGGAGCCGCGGCCCGGTGAACAGCGACGGGCGGCCGCCGAGGCCGCGGCGATGCTCTCGTATCTGTCTGCCGGTGCAGGCGAGCTCACGGCTACGCGGGAGTCAGCCGCGCGGGCGCGTCGGTTCGCGATCGCCGAGGGTTCGGCGTGGACCGCGGCCGAGATCGAGATCGCGTTGTCGGTCGCGGCAATGCGGGGCGGCGACCCGGTGGAAGCCAGGTCGCATCTCGACGTGA
- a CDS encoding BTAD domain-containing putative transcriptional regulator, producing the protein MEIDVDVLGPLRVRVGGVGVPIGGPLPRALLCRLIDAAGDTIPESTLIDELWRGAPPKSAVSTLHGYVSTLRRSLEPAHAKAQPTVLVRNGVGYAIPRDKVALDSRRFDDLVASARATADQHEWRAALATFDDALGLWRGPAYADVIEWDFAQVAAAALEARRDGVVLDRFAVLSDLGRHDDAAAGLRAIVEQSPLVERGWELLALAEYRSGRQAAAMASLRRARTVLAEELGTDPGPGLRRLYEAMLRHDPELIPRPATVVPTRRTRFVPAELTTLVGRDDEVAAVAGLVEEHRMVSVTGPGGVGKTRVAQRVAGVSGHRDGAWFVELAGVHDAVGISDAMVNVLGLTAQGGVDMLGTMLRDRRRLVVLDNCEHLAGAVADVAERLLKACPDLRILTTSRVALGADGEWIHPLSPLADATDLFCERSSEPVRDADRDDVRRLCAALDNLPLAVELAAAHTSVLSVRQLLERLDDRFALLEARSSRTVGRHLSMRMVIDASYAALTPSQQALMQDLAIFEGGFDFDAAGAVSKRGADVLPDLAALVDASLVTVVGGDPRRYQMLEVLREYAIGECSPERRSHLVAAHIEWAGAMAESAYPGLRGPDCLAWMRRIEAELPNVRAALANCVDTDVTTYLRIVGDLHWFWFRRGLIDEGSRLLAPVVSDAALSSPFEQRVRVLSGRNLVAYLAGDGETIFDSLQRLQALLAEIGDDPADPADRGAAAEAATMLAFFFAGAGAIVESAQFAAVSRRHVGMHGDSPARGELELAVGTAGLRSGDLESAETHLGEAIRIADVNGYDWLLASACWILAKSRIAADDLLGSKRLLGRMVDACERSYDLTSWMVAVATLAYVAYRTGDELMAARLVGVVRRRTDQTGYDPERMDPIDLAGYGREIHDGIAPDVYERGVAEGVDADRVTVTALIAGCVSTD; encoded by the coding sequence GTGGAGATCGACGTCGATGTGCTCGGACCGTTGCGAGTCCGTGTCGGTGGTGTGGGCGTTCCGATCGGCGGCCCGCTGCCCCGTGCGCTGCTCTGCCGGCTGATCGACGCCGCAGGCGACACGATCCCGGAGAGCACCCTGATCGACGAACTGTGGCGCGGTGCGCCACCGAAGTCCGCCGTGTCGACCCTGCACGGGTACGTCTCGACTCTGCGGCGCTCTCTTGAACCCGCTCACGCGAAGGCTCAACCGACCGTTCTCGTGCGGAACGGAGTCGGATACGCCATCCCGCGGGACAAGGTGGCGCTCGACAGTCGGCGATTCGATGATCTCGTCGCCTCCGCCCGTGCGACCGCCGATCAGCACGAGTGGCGCGCAGCGTTGGCGACGTTCGACGACGCGCTCGGACTCTGGCGCGGACCGGCGTACGCGGACGTGATCGAATGGGACTTCGCCCAAGTGGCGGCGGCCGCACTCGAAGCGAGGCGCGACGGTGTCGTCCTGGACCGGTTCGCAGTGCTGTCCGACCTCGGTCGTCACGACGACGCCGCAGCCGGACTCAGAGCGATCGTGGAGCAGTCGCCCCTCGTCGAACGGGGATGGGAGCTGCTGGCGCTCGCCGAGTACCGGTCGGGCAGACAGGCCGCGGCGATGGCGAGCCTGCGACGCGCTCGGACGGTCCTCGCCGAGGAGCTAGGAACCGATCCCGGACCGGGTCTACGCAGGCTCTACGAAGCGATGCTGCGCCACGACCCTGAACTGATCCCGCGGCCCGCCACCGTCGTGCCGACCAGGCGCACCCGGTTCGTGCCTGCCGAGTTGACCACTCTGGTCGGGCGTGACGACGAGGTCGCGGCAGTGGCCGGTCTGGTCGAGGAGCATCGGATGGTCTCGGTCACCGGGCCGGGTGGAGTCGGAAAGACACGCGTCGCGCAGCGTGTGGCGGGAGTCTCCGGGCACCGCGACGGGGCGTGGTTCGTTGAACTCGCAGGTGTCCACGATGCCGTGGGGATCAGCGATGCGATGGTCAATGTGCTCGGTCTCACGGCGCAGGGCGGGGTCGACATGCTCGGTACGATGCTGCGCGACCGGCGGCGCCTCGTGGTCCTCGACAACTGCGAGCATCTCGCGGGCGCCGTCGCCGACGTCGCCGAGAGACTGCTCAAGGCGTGTCCGGACCTGAGAATCCTGACGACCAGTCGAGTTGCGCTCGGTGCGGACGGCGAATGGATCCATCCACTGAGCCCGCTGGCCGACGCCACCGATCTGTTCTGCGAGCGCAGCTCGGAGCCGGTTCGCGATGCCGATCGGGACGATGTCCGGCGGTTGTGCGCGGCGCTCGACAATCTCCCTCTCGCAGTGGAACTGGCGGCCGCGCACACCAGCGTGCTCTCCGTGCGCCAACTGCTCGAGCGGTTGGACGACCGGTTCGCGCTCCTGGAAGCCCGATCGTCGCGGACCGTCGGGCGACACCTGAGCATGCGCATGGTCATCGACGCCTCGTACGCCGCTCTGACCCCGTCGCAGCAAGCCCTGATGCAGGACCTCGCGATCTTCGAAGGAGGTTTCGACTTCGACGCCGCGGGTGCGGTGTCGAAGCGAGGGGCCGACGTTCTGCCTGATCTCGCGGCGCTCGTCGACGCGTCCTTGGTCACGGTCGTCGGTGGGGATCCACGCCGCTACCAGATGCTCGAGGTATTGCGCGAGTATGCGATCGGGGAGTGCTCACCGGAACGGCGCTCCCATCTCGTGGCAGCGCACATCGAATGGGCTGGTGCGATGGCCGAGTCGGCGTATCCCGGACTCCGCGGACCCGACTGTCTCGCGTGGATGCGGCGGATCGAGGCGGAACTGCCGAACGTGCGGGCCGCCCTGGCGAACTGCGTCGACACCGACGTCACGACCTACCTGCGGATCGTCGGCGACCTGCACTGGTTCTGGTTCCGTCGTGGTCTCATCGACGAGGGAAGCCGTCTGCTCGCCCCGGTGGTGAGCGACGCCGCGTTGTCGTCGCCGTTCGAGCAGCGGGTCCGCGTCCTCTCGGGCCGCAATCTCGTCGCGTACCTCGCGGGGGACGGCGAGACGATCTTCGACTCTCTGCAACGTCTCCAAGCGCTGCTTGCCGAGATCGGCGACGATCCGGCGGACCCGGCCGATCGAGGGGCCGCGGCGGAGGCTGCGACGATGCTCGCCTTCTTCTTCGCCGGAGCCGGTGCGATCGTCGAGTCCGCACAATTCGCTGCCGTGTCTCGGCGTCATGTCGGGATGCACGGCGACAGCCCCGCGCGTGGAGAACTCGAACTCGCCGTCGGAACGGCGGGCCTGAGGTCCGGCGACCTCGAGTCGGCCGAGACTCATCTGGGGGAGGCCATTCGGATCGCCGACGTCAACGGCTACGACTGGCTCCTCGCGTCGGCGTGCTGGATCCTCGCGAAGAGCAGGATCGCGGCAGATGACCTGCTCGGGTCCAAGCGGCTGCTCGGGCGGATGGTCGACGCCTGCGAACGTTCGTACGATCTGACGTCGTGGATGGTCGCCGTGGCGACGCTCGCCTACGTCGCCTATCGAACGGGTGACGAACTGATGGCTGCCCGATTGGTGGGCGTCGTTCGTCGTCGAACAGATCAGACGGGCTACGACCCCGAACGCATGGACCCGATCGACCTCGCCGGATACGGGCGAGAGATCCACGATGGAATCGCCCCTGACGTGTACGAACGCGGCGTCGCCGAAGGCGTCGACGCCGACCGAGTCACGGTCACAGCGCTGATCGCGGGGTGCGTCTCCACCGATTGA
- a CDS encoding NAD(P)-binding domain-containing protein, with protein MSNPTTAVIGAGISGLTSSKMLTDYGVPHTVFESSDRIGGNWAFGNPNGHSSAYRSLHIDTSKHQLSFRDFPMPDSYPDFPHHTQIKQYLDDYASAFGLHSTIEFENGVTRAVRLPDGGWELTTQQGQTRRFDLLVVANGHHWDPRWPDFPGSFDGIEMHAHHYIDPGTPHDFAGKKIIVVGLGNSAADIAVELSSKALDTELYLSTRSGAWIVPKYVAGQPADKFYKTNPYVPTSWQRKIAQLGQPLMSGRPENLGLPTPNHKFFEAHPTQSVELPLRLGSGDVIPKPNIDRLDGRTVHFADGTSVDDVDILIYATGYNITFPFFDPEFICAPDNRIDLYKRMLYPGIDDLLFVGFAQATPTLFPFVEAQARLVGAYAVGRYRPPSPGEMRRVIEEDTRKYTGHMLDRPRHTQQLDYFLYEHDMRVKELPAGARRAAQNGPVEWADAQRGAAS; from the coding sequence ATGAGCAATCCCACGACCGCCGTGATCGGTGCAGGCATCAGCGGACTCACCTCGTCCAAGATGCTCACCGACTACGGCGTTCCACACACCGTGTTCGAGTCCTCTGACCGGATCGGCGGGAACTGGGCGTTCGGCAACCCCAACGGTCATTCGAGCGCGTACCGATCGCTCCACATCGACACGTCCAAGCATCAGCTGTCGTTCCGCGACTTCCCGATGCCGGACTCGTACCCCGACTTCCCGCACCACACCCAGATCAAGCAGTACCTGGACGACTACGCGTCGGCTTTCGGGTTGCATTCGACGATCGAGTTCGAGAACGGGGTGACCCGAGCCGTACGACTGCCCGACGGTGGATGGGAACTGACCACTCAGCAGGGGCAGACGCGGCGATTCGACCTTCTTGTGGTTGCCAACGGTCACCACTGGGATCCCCGCTGGCCCGACTTCCCCGGCTCGTTCGACGGCATCGAGATGCATGCTCACCACTACATCGATCCCGGCACGCCGCACGACTTCGCCGGGAAGAAGATCATCGTCGTCGGGCTGGGAAACAGCGCCGCCGACATCGCAGTGGAGCTCTCGTCGAAGGCACTGGACACCGAGTTGTACCTCTCGACCCGCTCGGGCGCGTGGATCGTCCCGAAGTACGTCGCGGGGCAACCGGCCGACAAGTTCTACAAGACCAACCCGTACGTCCCGACGTCGTGGCAGCGGAAGATCGCCCAGTTGGGGCAGCCGTTGATGTCCGGTCGGCCCGAGAACCTGGGCCTTCCGACGCCCAACCACAAGTTCTTCGAGGCGCACCCCACCCAATCGGTGGAACTCCCGTTGAGGTTGGGCTCGGGCGATGTGATCCCGAAGCCGAACATCGACCGACTGGACGGTCGCACCGTGCACTTCGCAGACGGCACGAGTGTCGACGACGTCGACATACTCATCTACGCGACCGGATACAACATCACATTCCCGTTCTTCGATCCCGAGTTCATCTGTGCACCCGACAACCGCATCGACCTGTACAAGCGCATGCTGTATCCGGGAATCGACGATCTGCTGTTCGTGGGCTTCGCGCAGGCCACACCGACACTGTTCCCATTCGTCGAGGCGCAGGCGAGGCTCGTCGGCGCATACGCCGTCGGCCGCTACCGGCCGCCGTCGCCGGGCGAGATGCGGCGGGTGATCGAAGAGGACACGCGAAAGTACACGGGACACATGCTCGACCGCCCGCGTCACACTCAACAGCTCGACTACTTCCTGTACGAACACGACATGCGAGTGAAGGAGTTGCCCGCAGGCGCCCGCCGAGCGGCACAGAACGGCCCAGTCGAATGGGCCGACGCACAGCGAGGAGCCGCATCGTGA
- a CDS encoding acyl-CoA synthetase has product MYPGSYVTTTPDKPAVIRPSTGETVTYAQLTDNSTRIAHHLRGLGLRVGDTVAVVTDNDLRVFDVYWAAIRSGLYVTVVNHHLTAPEVNYILDDCGAKIVFASANVADAVSLAHEIDALSAPDRRVAWAGPIDGFVDYDDVLAGSSAEPLTDQPRGADMLYSSGTTGRPKGIKPNLPGTQVDDSFDLISQVFGPVYGFGTDSVYLSPAPVYHAAPLRYCAMVNALGGTVVLMDRFEPEAALGLIQEYRVTHSQWVPTMFVRMLKLPDEVRASYDVSSLQVAIHAAAPCPAEVKKAMIAWWGPIINEYYAATEAAGVTLIGSQDALERPGSVGRGVLGVIHVCGDDGADLPAGEVGTVYFERDEMPFAYHNDPAKTAAAQHPDHPNWATTGDLGYVDEDGFLYLTDRKAFMIISGGVNIYPQEAENVLINHPAVYDVGVIGLPDDDLGEVAAGFVQLMEDVVPSDELAEELKDFARAELAAFKVPRNIAFIDELPRTPTGKLVKGDLRKQVLGA; this is encoded by the coding sequence GTGTATCCAGGCAGTTACGTCACGACCACCCCGGACAAGCCGGCAGTTATCCGCCCGAGTACCGGTGAGACGGTCACCTACGCGCAGCTGACCGACAACTCGACGCGAATCGCCCACCATCTCCGCGGTCTCGGGTTGAGGGTCGGCGACACCGTGGCCGTCGTGACGGACAACGACCTGCGGGTATTCGACGTGTACTGGGCCGCGATCCGCAGTGGCCTATACGTAACCGTCGTCAATCACCATCTGACTGCACCCGAAGTGAACTACATCCTCGACGACTGCGGCGCGAAGATCGTCTTCGCGTCGGCGAACGTGGCGGACGCCGTGTCGCTCGCGCACGAGATCGACGCGCTGTCCGCACCCGACCGTCGGGTGGCGTGGGCCGGCCCAATCGACGGCTTCGTGGACTATGACGACGTCCTCGCCGGGTCGTCGGCTGAGCCGCTCACCGATCAGCCGCGCGGCGCGGACATGCTCTACTCGTCGGGCACCACCGGTCGCCCCAAGGGCATCAAGCCGAATCTGCCCGGTACCCAGGTTGACGACTCCTTCGATCTGATCTCGCAGGTGTTCGGACCGGTGTACGGATTCGGAACCGACTCGGTCTACCTCTCCCCCGCGCCCGTGTACCACGCCGCGCCCCTGCGGTACTGCGCGATGGTGAACGCGCTCGGCGGGACCGTCGTCCTGATGGATCGTTTTGAGCCCGAAGCGGCTCTCGGCCTCATCCAGGAGTATCGGGTCACACACAGCCAATGGGTGCCGACGATGTTCGTGCGCATGCTCAAACTGCCCGACGAGGTGAGGGCGTCGTACGACGTGTCCAGTCTCCAAGTAGCCATCCATGCGGCCGCGCCGTGCCCTGCCGAGGTCAAGAAGGCGATGATCGCCTGGTGGGGTCCGATCATCAACGAGTACTACGCGGCCACCGAAGCGGCCGGTGTCACTCTCATCGGGTCGCAGGACGCCCTCGAGCGACCCGGTTCGGTGGGCCGCGGCGTGCTGGGAGTGATCCACGTATGCGGCGACGACGGCGCAGACCTCCCGGCGGGCGAGGTCGGCACCGTGTACTTCGAGCGTGACGAGATGCCGTTCGCCTACCACAACGATCCGGCGAAGACGGCCGCCGCACAGCATCCCGATCATCCCAACTGGGCGACCACCGGCGATCTCGGCTACGTCGACGAGGACGGGTTTCTGTACCTCACGGACCGGAAGGCGTTCATGATCATCTCGGGCGGTGTGAACATCTATCCGCAGGAAGCCGAGAACGTGCTGATCAACCATCCGGCGGTGTACGACGTCGGAGTGATCGGGCTTCCGGACGACGACCTCGGCGAAGTCGCCGCCGGTTTCGTCCAGCTCATGGAGGACGTCGTCCCGTCCGATGAACTCGCCGAGGAACTCAAGGACTTCGCCCGAGCCGAACTCGCGGCATTCAAAGTGCCGCGCAACATTGCGTTCATCGACGAACTCCCGAGAACACCCACCGGCAAGCTCGTGAAGGGAGATCTGCGCAAGCAGGTGCTCGGCGCCTGA
- a CDS encoding TetR/AcrR family transcriptional regulator — translation MPRVSDDRLAARRREILDGARHCFAQYGYEGATVKRMEETTGLSRGAIFHHFKDKEALFLALAREDADRMADVAARQGLVQVMRDILARPKDFDWLSTRLEIVRKIRSDPGFRKAWESQAADREAATLARLERKRQAGSLRNDVEPEVLVTYLDVILDGIVTRLASGQSTDDLHAVLDLVEASVRKPAS, via the coding sequence GTGCCACGGGTCAGCGATGACCGGCTCGCCGCGCGTCGTCGGGAGATTCTCGACGGCGCGCGGCACTGTTTCGCGCAGTACGGCTATGAGGGCGCCACCGTGAAGCGGATGGAGGAGACGACCGGATTGTCCCGGGGCGCGATCTTCCACCACTTCAAGGACAAGGAGGCGTTGTTCCTCGCGCTCGCGCGGGAGGACGCCGACCGAATGGCCGACGTCGCGGCACGACAGGGCCTGGTCCAAGTGATGCGCGACATCCTCGCGCGCCCCAAGGACTTCGACTGGCTGAGCACCAGACTTGAGATCGTCCGCAAGATCCGGAGCGATCCCGGTTTCCGCAAGGCATGGGAATCCCAGGCTGCCGACCGAGAGGCGGCGACCCTCGCGCGCCTGGAGCGCAAACGCCAGGCGGGCAGTCTCCGCAACGACGTGGAACCCGAAGTCCTCGTCACCTACCTCGACGTGATACTCGACGGGATCGTCACGAGACTCGCATCGGGCCAGTCCACGGACGACCTGCACGCGGTCCTGGACCTCGTCGAGGCGTCGGTGCGCAAACCGGCTAGTTGA